In Candidatus Defluviilinea proxima, a single genomic region encodes these proteins:
- a CDS encoding YitT family protein, translating into MKKYLPTIRDYALIIIAAILQALSLRLFFIPAQLASGGVSGIAQLINYYTNWPVGLMILIGNVPLFLIGWRFLGGFRFAIRTAIAILVYSLFTDLLLKTPLFTPHGAGTALINDLQGDIFLNSLYGAIVSGIGYGLIYRARGSSGGSDILARILNDWRGIPMTQSYLIVDTAVILGAGFVFGWKEALYAMIALYVSGIVAETVLEGGGTVRTAMVVTNKPDEIAKRVLDELLRGVTFLEGTGAFTGANRPVLYIVISRAEVVTLKSIVHEVDPRAFMVIGYAHEALGEGFRPLKS; encoded by the coding sequence ATGAAAAAATATCTCCCCACCATTCGTGACTATGCTCTCATTATCATCGCGGCCATATTGCAGGCGCTTTCGTTGCGTTTGTTCTTTATCCCTGCACAACTGGCATCGGGAGGTGTGAGCGGTATCGCGCAATTGATCAATTATTATACAAACTGGCCTGTTGGTTTGATGATATTGATCGGGAATGTTCCGCTTTTTCTCATCGGCTGGCGGTTCCTGGGCGGATTCCGTTTTGCCATACGGACAGCGATTGCCATCCTTGTGTATTCTCTTTTTACGGATTTGCTTCTCAAGACACCGCTTTTCACTCCCCACGGTGCAGGTACTGCGCTCATCAATGACCTGCAAGGTGACATCTTCCTCAACTCGTTATACGGAGCCATCGTCAGCGGCATTGGTTATGGACTGATCTATCGCGCGCGCGGTTCCAGCGGCGGTTCGGACATCCTTGCCCGCATTCTCAATGATTGGCGCGGCATTCCGATGACTCAGAGTTATCTCATCGTGGATACAGCGGTCATCCTCGGTGCGGGATTTGTCTTCGGTTGGAAGGAAGCGCTCTACGCGATGATCGCCTTGTATGTCAGCGGCATCGTGGCAGAGACGGTTCTTGAAGGCGGTGGGACGGTCCGCACAGCGATGGTGGTGACGAACAAACCGGACGAAATTGCCAAGCGTGTGCTCGATGAACTGTTACGTGGTGTCACCTTTCTGGAAGGGACCGGTGCTTTCACGGGGGCCAACCGCCCAGTCCTTTATATTGTCATCTCGCGTGCGGAAGTCGTAACGTTGAAATCCATCGTCCATGAAGTGGACCCGCGTGCCTTTATGGTCATTGGGTATGCACATGAAGCATTGGGTGAAGGGTTCAGGCCGCTGAAGTCGTAA